The proteins below are encoded in one region of Pseudomonas entomophila L48:
- the leuB gene encoding 3-isopropylmalate dehydrogenase, protein MSKQILILPGDGIGPEIMAEAVKVLELANDKFQLGFSLAHDVIGGAAIDKHGVPLADETLERARQADAVLLGAVGGPKWDKIERDIRPERGLLKIRSQLGLFANLRPAILYPQLADASSLKPEIVSGLDILIVRELTGGIYFGAPRGQRELEGGERQAYDTLPYSESEVRRIARVGFDMARVRGKKLCSVDKANVLASSQLWREVVEEVAKDYPDVELSHMYVDNAAMQLVRAPKQFDVVVTDNMFGDILSDEASMLTGSIGMLPSASLDADNKGMYEPCHGSAPDIAGQGIANPLATILSVSMMLRYSFNQSAAAEAIEQAVSLVLDQGLRTGDIWSAGCTKVGTQEMGDAVVAALRNL, encoded by the coding sequence ATGAGCAAGCAGATTCTGATTCTCCCAGGTGATGGCATCGGCCCGGAAATCATGGCCGAGGCGGTCAAGGTACTGGAGCTGGCCAACGACAAGTTCCAGCTCGGCTTCAGCCTCGCCCACGACGTGATCGGTGGCGCGGCCATCGACAAGCACGGCGTGCCACTGGCCGACGAGACCCTCGAGCGCGCGCGCCAGGCTGACGCGGTGCTGCTGGGCGCCGTGGGCGGCCCGAAGTGGGACAAGATCGAGCGTGACATCCGCCCGGAGCGCGGCCTGCTGAAGATCCGCTCGCAACTGGGCCTGTTCGCCAACCTGCGCCCGGCGATCCTCTATCCGCAACTGGCCGATGCCTCGTCGCTCAAGCCCGAGATTGTTTCTGGCCTGGACATCCTCATCGTCCGTGAGCTCACCGGCGGCATCTACTTCGGCGCGCCACGCGGCCAGCGCGAGCTGGAAGGTGGCGAGCGCCAGGCCTACGACACCCTGCCATACAGCGAAAGCGAAGTACGCCGCATCGCCCGTGTCGGTTTCGACATGGCCCGCGTGCGTGGCAAGAAGCTGTGCTCGGTGGACAAGGCCAACGTCCTCGCCTCCAGCCAGCTGTGGCGCGAAGTGGTGGAAGAGGTGGCCAAGGACTACCCGGACGTCGAGCTGAGCCACATGTACGTCGATAACGCCGCGATGCAGCTGGTACGCGCGCCCAAGCAGTTCGACGTGGTGGTGACCGACAACATGTTCGGCGACATCCTGTCGGATGAGGCTTCCATGCTCACCGGCTCGATCGGCATGCTGCCTTCGGCATCGCTGGACGCCGACAACAAGGGCATGTACGAGCCGTGCCACGGCTCGGCCCCGGACATCGCCGGGCAGGGCATCGCCAACCCGCTGGCGACCATCCTCTCGGTGTCGATGATGCTGCGCTACAGCTTCAACCAGTCGGCCGCCGCCGAAGCCATCGAGCAGGCCGTGAGCCTGGTCCTGGACCAGGGCCTGCGCACCGGTGACATCTGGTCGGCCGGTTGCACCAAGGTCGGTACGCAGGAAATGGGCGACGCAGTAGTCGCAGCGCTGCGGAATCTGTAA
- a CDS encoding GFA family protein has translation MPLEKQGTCLCGKTHLKATVDNTQISACHCSMCRKWTGGPLLAVHCTQPPQIEGPEPSVYDSSPWAQRGFCGHCGTHLFYRVKQSDIYILPIGLLDGDEAWDFDLQIFIDEKPAWYCFKNETKELTGQQAFELFTSQ, from the coding sequence ATGCCCCTGGAAAAACAAGGCACCTGCCTCTGCGGCAAAACCCACCTCAAGGCCACCGTCGACAACACCCAGATCAGCGCCTGCCACTGCAGCATGTGCCGCAAGTGGACCGGCGGCCCGCTGCTGGCCGTGCATTGCACCCAACCCCCGCAGATCGAGGGCCCCGAGCCCAGCGTCTACGACTCGTCCCCCTGGGCCCAGCGTGGCTTTTGCGGCCACTGCGGCACCCACCTGTTCTATCGGGTGAAACAGAGCGACATCTACATCCTGCCCATCGGCCTGCTCGATGGCGACGAAGCCTGGGACTTCGACCTGCAGATCTTCATCGATGAAAAACCCGCCTGGTACTGCTTCAAGAACGAGACCAAGGAATTGACGGGTCAGCAAGCGTTCGAACTGTTCACCTCGCAATAG
- a CDS encoding D-amino acid dehydrogenase: protein MSQRVTVIGGGVVGLATAYALVREGLSVDLIEARDSLASATSFANGGQLSYRYVAPLADAGVPWQALGWLLQGDSPLRLRLRLDPAQWRWLAAFLLACQRSTNRRNTSQLLGLALESQAALARWREEDALEDFAWRRNGKLVAFRTPKAFAHGRDHLLDPQGQQVLAAADVRRLDPALADAPFIGGVFTPDEEVADCHRFCLRLAEHLRASGQCRFFLGKPVTRLIPHGGKVVELALGDELLAVERLVLCAGHRSPGLALPGLALPVYPLKGYSLSAPITDAHQAPEVSLTDYERKIVYARLDRQLRVAAMVDIVGYDESVDAGRLRSMRRLAGETLPGAADYSQAVEWAGMRPATPTGVPIIGATVYRNLWMNLGHGALGFTLACGSGERLARILC from the coding sequence ATGAGCCAGCGGGTGACAGTGATCGGTGGAGGGGTGGTCGGCCTGGCGACAGCCTACGCATTGGTGCGCGAAGGGCTGTCGGTCGACCTGATCGAGGCACGCGACAGCCTGGCCAGTGCCACCAGCTTCGCCAATGGCGGGCAGTTGTCCTATCGCTACGTGGCGCCGCTGGCCGATGCGGGCGTGCCCTGGCAGGCGCTTGGCTGGTTGCTGCAGGGCGATTCGCCACTGCGCTTACGCCTGCGTCTGGACCCGGCGCAGTGGCGCTGGCTGGCGGCCTTCTTGCTCGCTTGCCAGCGCTCGACGAACCGGCGCAACACCTCCCAGCTGCTGGGCCTGGCCTTGGAAAGTCAAGCCGCGTTGGCACGTTGGCGTGAAGAGGATGCCCTGGAAGACTTCGCCTGGCGGCGTAATGGCAAGCTGGTTGCCTTCCGCACGCCAAAGGCCTTTGCCCATGGGCGTGACCATTTGCTCGATCCGCAGGGCCAGCAGGTCTTGGCAGCTGCTGATGTGCGCAGGCTGGACCCGGCGCTGGCCGATGCGCCTTTCATCGGTGGCGTGTTCACACCAGACGAAGAGGTCGCTGATTGCCACCGTTTCTGCCTGCGTCTGGCCGAGCATTTGCGCGCCTCGGGGCAGTGCCGGTTCTTCCTGGGCAAGCCGGTGACGCGCTTGATACCGCACGGTGGCAAGGTGGTTGAGTTGGCGCTGGGTGATGAGCTACTGGCTGTCGAGCGCCTGGTGCTGTGTGCCGGCCACCGCAGCCCGGGGCTGGCATTGCCCGGGCTTGCGTTGCCGGTCTATCCGCTGAAGGGCTACAGCCTGAGCGCCCCCATTACTGACGCGCATCAGGCGCCGGAGGTAAGCCTCACCGATTACGAACGCAAGATCGTCTATGCGCGGCTCGACCGGCAATTGCGGGTGGCGGCGATGGTGGACATCGTCGGCTACGACGAATCGGTGGATGCTGGCCGCCTGCGCAGCATGCGCCGGCTGGCGGGCGAGACGTTGCCGGGAGCCGCGGATTACAGCCAGGCAGTGGAATGGGCTGGGATGCGGCCGGCGACGCCGACCGGGGTGCCAATCATCGGTGCCACGGTGTACCGCAACCTGTGGATGAACCTGGGGCATGGGGCGCTGGGGTTCACCCTGGCATGCGGCAGTGGCGAGCGATTGGCCAGGATACTGTGTTGA
- a CDS encoding NCS1 family nucleobase:cation symporter-1, with protein sequence MSSSLDLAPELSVASTHPIATPLEGHPADLELSPRLHNRDLAPTKLEGRRWGGYSIFALWTNDVHNIANYSFAMGLFALGLGGWQILLSLAIGAALVYFFMNLSGYMGQKTGVPFPVISRIAFGIHGAQLPALIRAVIAIAWFGIQTYLASVVLRVLLTAVWPQVAAYDHDSILGLSSLGWVCFVSIWLVQLVILAYGMEMVRRYEAFAGPVILLTVASLAVFMYFKADARIAWSVAEPLSGYEMWRNIFAGGALWLAIYGTLVLNFCDFARSAPCRKTIRVGNFWGLPVNILVFAAITVVLCGAQFQINGQIIDSPTQIVASIPNTAFLVLGCLAFLIVTVAVNIMANFVAPAFVLSNLAPRHLNFRRAGLISATLAVVILPWNLYNSPLVIVYFLSGLGALLGPLYGVIMADYWLLRRGRINVPELYSENPAGAYHYTRGINLRAVAAFIPAALLAIVLALVPNFHGVAPFSWLIGAGIAAAVYLLIAPRHGQYADISGECIAVDHASH encoded by the coding sequence ATGAGTAGCAGCCTCGACCTTGCCCCTGAACTTTCCGTTGCCAGCACCCACCCCATCGCCACCCCACTTGAAGGCCACCCAGCCGACCTTGAACTGAGCCCACGCCTACATAACCGCGACCTCGCCCCGACCAAGCTCGAAGGCCGGCGCTGGGGTGGCTACAGCATCTTCGCGCTGTGGACCAACGACGTACACAACATCGCCAACTACTCCTTCGCCATGGGCTTGTTCGCCCTGGGGCTGGGTGGTTGGCAGATCCTCCTGTCGCTGGCGATCGGCGCGGCGCTGGTGTACTTCTTCATGAACCTGTCCGGCTACATGGGGCAAAAGACTGGCGTGCCGTTCCCGGTGATCAGCCGCATCGCCTTTGGCATCCACGGCGCGCAGCTCCCGGCGCTGATCCGCGCGGTGATCGCCATCGCCTGGTTCGGTATCCAGACGTATCTGGCCTCGGTGGTGCTGCGCGTGCTGTTGACCGCCGTGTGGCCACAGGTGGCGGCCTACGACCACGACAGCATCCTCGGGCTGTCGAGCCTGGGGTGGGTGTGCTTCGTGAGCATCTGGCTGGTGCAACTGGTGATCCTCGCCTACGGCATGGAGATGGTGCGCCGCTATGAAGCGTTCGCCGGCCCGGTGATCCTGCTCACGGTGGCCAGCCTGGCGGTGTTCATGTACTTCAAGGCCGACGCGCGTATCGCCTGGTCGGTGGCCGAACCGCTGAGCGGCTACGAGATGTGGCGCAACATCTTTGCCGGCGGCGCCCTGTGGCTGGCGATCTACGGCACCCTGGTACTCAACTTCTGCGACTTCGCCCGCTCGGCGCCATGCCGCAAGACCATCCGCGTGGGCAACTTCTGGGGCCTGCCGGTGAACATCCTGGTGTTCGCCGCAATCACCGTGGTGCTGTGCGGCGCGCAGTTCCAGATCAACGGCCAGATCATCGACAGCCCCACGCAGATCGTCGCCAGCATCCCCAACACCGCCTTCCTGGTGCTGGGCTGCCTGGCGTTCCTGATCGTCACCGTGGCGGTGAACATCATGGCCAACTTCGTCGCCCCGGCGTTCGTGCTGAGCAACCTGGCGCCGCGCCACCTGAACTTCCGCCGCGCCGGCCTGATCAGCGCCACCCTGGCGGTGGTGATCCTGCCGTGGAACCTCTACAACAGCCCGCTGGTGATCGTGTACTTCCTCTCAGGCCTGGGCGCCCTGCTCGGCCCGCTGTACGGCGTGATCATGGCCGACTACTGGCTGCTGCGCCGGGGCCGCATCAACGTGCCCGAGCTGTACAGCGAGAACCCCGCCGGCGCCTACCACTACACCCGAGGCATCAACCTGCGCGCGGTGGCGGCGTTCATCCCGGCCGCCCTGCTGGCCATCGTCCTGGCCCTGGTGCCCAACTTCCATGGCGTGGCGCCGTTCTCGTGGCTGATCGGGGCCGGCATCGCCGCCGCCGTGTACCTGCTGATCGCGCCCCGTCACGGCCAGTACGCCGATATCAGCGGCGAGTGCATCGCCGTCGACCATGCCAGCCACTGA
- the asd gene encoding aspartate-semialdehyde dehydrogenase: protein MKRVGLIGWRGMVGSVLMQRMLEEQDFDLIEPVFFTTSNVGGQGPAVGKDIAPLKDAYSIEELKTLDVILTCQGGDYTNEVFPKLREAGWQGYWIDAASSLRMQDDAVIILDPVNRKVIDQQLDAGTKNYIGGNCTVSLMLMGLGGLFEAGLVEWMSAMTYQAASGAGAQNMRELIKQMGGIHAAVADDLANPASAILDIDRKVAETMRGEGFPTENFGVPLAGSLIPWIDKELPNGQSREEWKAQAETNKILGRFKSPIPVDGICVRIGAMRCHSQALTIKLNKDVPLADIEGLISQHNPWVKLVPNQREISMQELSPTNVTGTLNVPVGRLRKLNMGSQYLGAFTVGDQLLWGAAEPLRRMLRILLER, encoded by the coding sequence ATGAAACGTGTAGGTCTGATCGGTTGGCGTGGAATGGTCGGTTCCGTGCTCATGCAGCGGATGCTCGAAGAGCAGGACTTCGACCTGATCGAGCCGGTGTTCTTCACCACCTCCAATGTGGGTGGCCAAGGCCCTGCCGTGGGCAAGGACATTGCCCCGCTGAAGGATGCCTACAGCATTGAAGAGCTCAAGACCCTCGACGTGATCCTGACCTGCCAGGGCGGCGACTACACCAACGAAGTCTTCCCCAAGCTGCGCGAAGCCGGCTGGCAGGGGTACTGGATCGACGCCGCTTCCTCGCTGCGCATGCAGGATGACGCGGTGATCATCCTCGACCCGGTCAACCGCAAGGTCATCGACCAGCAGCTGGACGCGGGCACCAAGAACTACATCGGCGGCAACTGCACCGTCAGCCTGATGCTGATGGGCCTGGGCGGCCTGTTCGAAGCCGGCCTGGTCGAGTGGATGAGCGCCATGACCTACCAGGCGGCCTCGGGCGCCGGCGCGCAGAACATGCGTGAGCTGATCAAGCAGATGGGCGGTATCCATGCGGCGGTGGCCGATGACCTGGCCAACCCGGCCAGCGCCATTCTCGACATCGACCGCAAGGTGGCCGAAACCATGCGTGGCGAGGGCTTCCCGACCGAGAACTTCGGCGTGCCGCTGGCTGGCAGCCTGATTCCGTGGATCGACAAGGAGCTGCCGAACGGGCAGAGCCGTGAAGAGTGGAAGGCCCAGGCCGAGACCAACAAGATCCTCGGCCGTTTCAAGAGCCCGATTCCGGTCGACGGTATCTGCGTGCGCATCGGCGCCATGCGCTGCCACAGCCAGGCGCTGACCATCAAGTTGAACAAGGATGTGCCGCTGGCCGATATCGAAGGGCTGATCAGTCAGCACAACCCTTGGGTGAAGCTGGTACCGAACCAGCGTGAGATCAGCATGCAGGAGCTGAGCCCGACCAATGTGACCGGGACGCTGAATGTTCCTGTGGGGCGGCTGCGCAAGCTGAACATGGGGTCGCAGTATCTTGGGGCATTCACGGTGGGTGACCAGCTGCTGTGGGGGGCGGCCGAGCCGCTGCGTCGCATGCTGCGGATTCTGCTGGAGCGGTGA
- a CDS encoding aspartate/glutamate racemase family protein: protein MRILIANVNTTEAITEAIAEQARSVAAPGTEIVGLTPWFGAESVEGNFESYLAAIAVMDRVLAYQGPYDAVIQAGYGEHGREGLQELLDVPVVDITDAAASTALYLGHAYSVVTTLDRTVPLIEDRLRLSGLYERCASVRASGLAVLELEAEPRRAVEAIVEQAERAVREDKAEVICLGCGGMAGLDEQIRQRTGVPVVDGVSAAVTIAESLVRMGLSTSKVRTYATPRVKKVVGWPMRFGR, encoded by the coding sequence ATGCGTATTCTGATTGCCAACGTCAACACCACCGAAGCCATCACCGAGGCCATCGCCGAGCAGGCGCGCAGCGTCGCCGCGCCCGGCACCGAGATCGTCGGGCTGACGCCCTGGTTCGGCGCCGAGTCGGTAGAGGGCAACTTCGAGAGCTACCTGGCCGCCATCGCCGTGATGGACCGGGTGCTGGCCTACCAAGGGCCTTACGATGCAGTGATCCAGGCCGGCTATGGCGAGCATGGCCGCGAGGGCTTGCAGGAGTTGCTCGACGTGCCGGTGGTGGACATCACCGATGCGGCCGCCAGCACCGCCCTGTACCTGGGCCACGCCTACTCGGTGGTGACCACCCTGGACCGCACCGTGCCGCTGATCGAGGACCGTCTGCGGCTGTCCGGCCTGTACGAGCGCTGCGCCTCGGTGCGTGCCAGTGGGCTGGCAGTACTCGAACTCGAGGCCGAACCACGGCGCGCAGTGGAAGCCATCGTCGAACAGGCCGAGCGCGCCGTGCGCGAGGACAAGGCCGAGGTGATCTGCCTGGGTTGTGGCGGGATGGCCGGGCTCGATGAGCAGATTCGCCAGCGCACCGGGGTGCCGGTGGTCGATGGCGTGAGTGCGGCAGTGACTATCGCCGAGTCATTGGTGCGGATGGGATTGAGCACGTCCAAAGTGCGCACCTACGCCACGCCGCGGGTGAAGAAAGTGGTGGGTTGGCCAATGCGCTTCGGGCGTTGA
- a CDS encoding FKBP-type peptidyl-prolyl cis-trans isomerase, which translates to MTSELHITDLHEGDGKTVVKGALITTQYTGWLADGSEFDSSWSRGKPFQCVIGTGRVIKGWDQGLMGMRVGGKRKLQVPAHLGYGERTMGKIPPNSDLTFEIELLEVLTRDD; encoded by the coding sequence ATGACCAGTGAACTGCACATCACCGACCTGCACGAAGGCGACGGCAAAACCGTGGTCAAGGGCGCGCTGATCACCACCCAGTACACCGGCTGGCTGGCCGACGGCAGCGAGTTCGACTCGTCCTGGTCGCGCGGCAAGCCGTTCCAGTGCGTGATCGGCACCGGCCGGGTGATCAAGGGCTGGGACCAGGGCCTGATGGGCATGCGCGTCGGTGGCAAGCGCAAGCTGCAGGTGCCCGCGCACCTGGGGTATGGCGAACGGACCATGGGCAAGATCCCGCCGAATTCGGACCTGACCTTCGAGATCGAACTGCTCGAAGTGCTGACCCGCGACGATTGA
- the leuC gene encoding 3-isopropylmalate dehydratase large subunit: MAGKTLYDKLWDAHEVKRRDDGSSLIYIDRHIIHEVTSPQAFEGLRLASRKPWRIDTNIATPDHNVPTTPERKGGIEAIVDQVSRLQVQTLDENCDEYGIVEFKMNDERQGIVHVISPEQGATLPGMTVVCGDSHTSTHGAFGALAHGIGTSEVEHVLATQCLVAKKMKNMLVRVEGELPAGVTAKDIVLAVIGKIGTAGGNGHAMEFAGSAIRELSMEGRMTICNMSIEAGARVGLVAVDDTTVNYVEGRPYAPKGEQWKQAVASWKGLVSDADAVFDTLVELDAAQIKPQVSWGTSPEMVLAVDQCVPDPAAEADLIKRGSIERALKYMGLSANQAITDIKLDRVFIGSCTNSRIEDLRAAAEIAKGRKVAANVKQALVVPGSGLVKAQAEREGLDKIFLEAGFEWREPGCSMCLAMNPDRLESGEHCASTSNRNFEGRQGAGGRTHLVSPAMAAAAAVTGHFIDVRELIQGSAA, encoded by the coding sequence ATGGCTGGCAAAACGCTCTACGACAAACTCTGGGACGCCCATGAGGTCAAGCGCCGCGATGACGGCTCGTCCTTGATCTACATCGATCGCCACATCATCCACGAAGTGACGTCGCCCCAGGCCTTCGAGGGCCTGCGCCTGGCCAGCCGCAAGCCATGGCGCATCGACACCAACATCGCCACCCCCGACCACAACGTGCCGACCACGCCGGAGCGCAAGGGCGGCATCGAGGCCATCGTCGACCAGGTGTCGCGCCTGCAGGTACAGACCCTCGATGAGAACTGTGACGAATATGGCATCGTCGAATTCAAGATGAATGACGAGCGCCAGGGCATCGTCCACGTCATCAGCCCCGAGCAGGGCGCCACCTTGCCGGGCATGACCGTGGTCTGCGGCGACTCGCACACCTCCACCCACGGCGCATTCGGCGCCCTGGCCCATGGCATCGGCACCTCCGAGGTCGAGCACGTGCTCGCCACCCAGTGCCTGGTGGCCAAGAAAATGAAGAACATGCTGGTGCGCGTCGAGGGCGAGTTGCCTGCCGGCGTCACCGCCAAGGACATCGTTCTCGCCGTGATCGGCAAGATCGGCACCGCGGGCGGCAACGGCCACGCCATGGAGTTCGCCGGCAGCGCCATCCGCGAATTGTCGATGGAAGGCCGCATGACCATCTGCAACATGTCCATCGAGGCGGGCGCCCGTGTGGGCCTGGTGGCGGTCGACGACACCACCGTGAACTACGTCGAAGGCCGCCCCTATGCGCCCAAGGGCGAGCAGTGGAAGCAGGCCGTCGCCAGCTGGAAGGGCTTGGTATCCGACGCTGACGCCGTGTTCGACACCCTGGTCGAGCTGGACGCCGCGCAGATCAAGCCGCAGGTCAGCTGGGGCACTTCGCCGGAGATGGTCCTGGCCGTCGACCAGTGTGTGCCGGACCCGGCCGCCGAGGCCGACCTGATCAAGCGTGGCTCGATCGAGCGCGCCCTCAAGTACATGGGCCTGAGCGCCAACCAGGCGATCACCGACATCAAGCTCGACCGCGTGTTCATCGGTTCGTGCACCAACTCGCGCATCGAAGACCTGCGCGCTGCCGCCGAGATCGCCAAGGGCCGCAAGGTCGCCGCCAACGTCAAGCAGGCACTGGTGGTGCCGGGCTCGGGCCTGGTCAAGGCCCAGGCCGAGCGCGAGGGGCTGGACAAGATCTTCCTCGAAGCCGGTTTCGAATGGCGTGAGCCAGGCTGCTCGATGTGCCTGGCGATGAACCCGGACCGCCTGGAGAGCGGCGAGCATTGCGCGTCCACCTCCAACCGCAACTTCGAGGGCCGCCAGGGCGCCGGTGGCCGCACCCACCTGGTCAGCCCGGCCATGGCCGCCGCCGCCGCGGTGACCGGCCACTTCATCGATGTCCGCGAGTTGATCCAAGGGAGCGCAGCATGA
- a CDS encoding Lrp/AsnC family transcriptional regulator: protein MTDAIDQLLINALMEDSRRSLKALAQISGLSAPSVSERLRRLEERGVLRGYTVEVDPRSFGYQLQAIVRIRPLPGQLQEVERQIVAIPEFTECDKVTGEDCFIARLHVRSMEQLDTLLDRLNVLAETNTAIIKKTPVKRRLPPME, encoded by the coding sequence ATGACCGACGCTATCGACCAGTTGCTTATCAACGCCCTGATGGAAGACTCGCGCCGCTCGCTGAAGGCCCTGGCCCAGATCAGCGGGCTGTCCGCGCCCAGTGTCAGCGAACGCCTGCGCCGCCTTGAGGAGCGCGGCGTGCTGCGCGGCTACACCGTGGAGGTCGACCCGCGCAGCTTCGGTTACCAGTTGCAGGCCATCGTGCGCATCCGTCCGCTGCCGGGGCAGTTGCAGGAGGTGGAACGGCAGATCGTGGCCATCCCCGAGTTCACCGAGTGCGACAAGGTCACCGGCGAGGACTGTTTCATTGCCCGGCTTCATGTGCGCTCGATGGAGCAGTTGGACACCTTGCTCGACCGTCTCAATGTGCTGGCCGAAACCAATACCGCGATCATTAAGAAGACCCCGGTGAAACGGCGCCTGCCGCCGATGGAATGA
- the leuD gene encoding 3-isopropylmalate dehydratase small subunit, which yields MKAFTQHIGLVAPLDRANVDTDQIIPKQFLKSIKRTGFGPNLFDEWRYLDVGQPYQDNSKRPLNQDFVLNHARYQGASVLLARENFGCGSSREHAPWALDEYGFRSVIAPSFADIFFNNSFKNGLLPIILDAAEVDELFKQVEATPGYQLTIDLEAQAVTRPDGKVLKFEIDAFRKHCLLNGLDDIGLTLQDSDAIKAFEGKHRASQPWLFRDA from the coding sequence ATGAAAGCCTTTACCCAGCACATCGGCTTGGTCGCGCCATTGGACCGTGCCAACGTCGACACCGACCAGATCATTCCCAAGCAATTCCTGAAGTCGATCAAGCGCACCGGCTTCGGCCCGAACCTGTTCGACGAGTGGCGCTATCTTGACGTTGGCCAGCCTTACCAGGACAACAGCAAGCGCCCGCTCAACCAGGACTTCGTGCTCAACCACGCCCGTTACCAAGGTGCCAGTGTATTGCTGGCCCGTGAGAACTTCGGCTGCGGCTCGAGCCGCGAGCACGCCCCTTGGGCGCTCGATGAGTACGGTTTCCGCAGCGTGATCGCCCCCAGCTTCGCCGACATCTTCTTCAACAACAGCTTCAAGAACGGCTTGTTGCCGATCATTCTCGACGCCGCTGAAGTCGATGAATTGTTCAAGCAGGTCGAGGCCACCCCGGGCTACCAGCTGACCATCGACCTCGAAGCCCAGGCGGTGACCCGCCCGGACGGCAAGGTGCTGAAGTTCGAGATCGACGCGTTCCGCAAGCACTGCCTGCTCAATGGCCTGGATGACATCGGCCTGACGCTGCAGGACAGCGACGCGATCAAGGCGTTCGAGGGCAAGCACCGCGCCAGCCAGCCCTGGTTGTTCCGCGACGCTTGA
- a CDS encoding DMT family transporter, producing MDNSLRRGALEMVAAMLISGTIGWFVLVSGQPVLEVVFWRCVFGAGTLLLICAAMGFLKPGVLTRATFLLAVASGVAIVGNWVLLFASYSRASIAIGTAVYNVQPFLLVGLAALFLGEKITLPKLTWLSVAFLGMLAIVSAHGAGQGSGGEYLQGIALALGAAFLYAVAALIIKRLTGTPPHLIALVQVSTGVLLLAPWVKLGGLPGELPALGSLVTLGIVHTGLMYVLLYSAIQRLPTALTGALSFIYPIAAILVDWVAFGHRLAPLQWLGVALILLAAAGMQQGWWFRPLAGAAQQR from the coding sequence ATGGACAATTCGCTGCGCCGCGGGGCCCTGGAAATGGTCGCCGCCATGCTGATCTCCGGGACCATCGGCTGGTTCGTGCTGGTGTCCGGGCAACCGGTGCTGGAGGTGGTGTTCTGGCGCTGCGTATTCGGGGCCGGCACCTTGCTGCTGATCTGCGCGGCCATGGGCTTTCTCAAGCCCGGTGTGCTGACCCGCGCAACCTTCCTGCTGGCGGTGGCCAGCGGGGTGGCCATCGTCGGCAACTGGGTGCTGTTGTTCGCCTCCTACTCGCGGGCCTCCATCGCCATCGGCACGGCGGTGTACAACGTCCAGCCGTTCTTGCTGGTGGGGCTGGCGGCGCTGTTCCTCGGTGAGAAAATCACCCTGCCCAAGCTGACCTGGCTGAGCGTGGCCTTCCTCGGCATGCTGGCCATCGTCAGCGCCCATGGCGCTGGGCAGGGCAGTGGCGGCGAGTACCTGCAGGGTATCGCCCTGGCCCTTGGCGCGGCGTTTCTGTATGCCGTGGCGGCCCTGATCATCAAGCGCCTGACCGGCACACCACCGCACTTGATCGCCCTGGTCCAGGTAAGTACCGGTGTACTGTTGCTGGCGCCCTGGGTAAAGCTTGGCGGACTGCCGGGTGAACTGCCTGCGCTGGGCAGCCTGGTGACGCTGGGGATCGTGCACACCGGTTTGATGTACGTATTGTTGTACAGCGCCATCCAGCGGCTGCCCACTGCACTGACCGGCGCCTTGTCGTTCATCTACCCGATCGCGGCGATCCTGGTCGACTGGGTTGCCTTCGGCCATCGCCTGGCGCCGCTGCAATGGCTGGGCGTGGCGCTGATCCTGCTGGCGGCGGCAGGCATGCAGCAGGGGTGGTGGTTCCGGCCACTCGCGGGGGCGGCGCAGCAACGGTGA